GAACGAATGAACAGCATCCGCACCATCCGCACCGCAAAGGCGGTCCTGTCGTGAGCTACAAGGCCGAAATTCCGTACGGCGCGTACTGGAGCACGCCGTTCGCGCGCTGGCAAGGCAGCTTCGCGAATCTCCACAGCGTGCGCTTCGCCGCGCACGTCGCGCGCGAGGAGCTGGGCCGGCGCGCGATCGACCCCGCGCTGTTCGACTACGGCGTGCTCGGCTTCTCGGTGCCGCAACAGCATGCGTTCTACGGCCTGCCGTGGCTGACCGGCCTGATCGGCGCGACCCGCGCCGGCGGCCCGACGATGATGCAGGCCTGTGCGACCGGAGTGCGCACGCTGCTCGCGGCGGCGCAGGAGATCGAGTCGGACATGGCGAGCGTCGCGCTGGCGATCAACTGCGACCGCACGTCGAACGGCCCGCACCTCTATTACCCGAATCCGCGTGGCCCCGGCGGCACCGGCAGCGCTGAAAACTGGGTCATGGACAACTTCGGCTGCGACCCGCTCGGCGGCCATTCGATGCTCGCCACGGCCGAGAACGTCGCGGCGAAGCACAAGGTCACGACCGCGCAGCAGCACGAGCTGGTGTTGCGGCGCGAGGAGCAGTACGGCGACGCGCTGCGCGACGATTCGGCGTTCCTCCGGCGCTTCATGACGCTGCCTTTCGCGGTGCCGAGCGCGGATTTCCGCAAGATGGCAGCGACACTCGACGGCGACGAAGGGACTTCGCGGTCGACGGCCGACGGGCTCGCGAAGCTCAGGCCGGTCGTCGATGGCGGCAGCGTGACGTTCGGTGCGCAGACGCACCCGGCCGACGGCAACGCCGCGATCGTCGTCACCACGCCCGACAAGGCGCGCGAGCTGTCGGCGAACCCGAAGATCGCCGTCCGCCTGCACGGCTTCGGCCTCGCCCGGACGGAACTTGCGTACATGCCCGAAGCGATGATCCCGG
The window above is part of the Azoarcus sp. PA01 genome. Proteins encoded here:
- a CDS encoding thiolase family protein, translated to MSYKAEIPYGAYWSTPFARWQGSFANLHSVRFAAHVAREELGRRAIDPALFDYGVLGFSVPQQHAFYGLPWLTGLIGATRAGGPTMMQACATGVRTLLAAAQEIESDMASVALAINCDRTSNGPHLYYPNPRGPGGTGSAENWVMDNFGCDPLGGHSMLATAENVAAKHKVTTAQQHELVLRREEQYGDALRDDSAFLRRFMTLPFAVPSADFRKMAATLDGDEGTSRSTADGLAKLRPVVDGGSVTFGAQTHPADGNAAIVVTTPDKARELSANPKIAVRLHGFGLARTELAYMPEAMIPAARRALDQAGRSIADLAAIKTHNPFAVNDIVFARETGADLALMNNYGCSLVWGHPQAPMGTRAIIELIEELALRGGGFGLFTGCAAGDTAMAVVIEVCDA